A DNA window from Hymenobacter aquaticus contains the following coding sequences:
- a CDS encoding sensor histidine kinase: protein MTIRNRLTWLFLGLVAVILLAAMTVVYILQADYTHEEFHQRLRDRAEVTGYVFLEQDELRAEAFREFQRRYLRTLAGEVLQIYDAHLHPRFIEQDRRVYISSRILARILTEKEVYFDIGTRQAVGIFYRDNQGEYIIVAAAENQAGRKRLEHLATILACIFVGSLVVIYVAGRLFAGRVLTPIAAVNDQVDRITAHDLHLRVDEQGLSRSEQDEITRLARTFNRMLERLEEGFEGQRTFVSNASHELRTPLTATIGEIQVLLNRDREPAAYREALGSVLHELQQLKSLINNLLELTQADSAADHGDDIRLDELIWEAREALPPELRRRVQITMGELPATPEQLEVKGNRQLLSRALTNLLDNALKYSESQPVGVRFGFEHGRVHLRIEDHGIGIAPKDLNRIFQPFFRADNARIVVGHGVGLPLARRIIELHGGQLHVSSQLGAGTTAEVIFGA, encoded by the coding sequence GTGACCATCCGTAACCGCCTGACCTGGCTTTTTCTGGGGCTTGTTGCCGTGATTCTGCTGGCGGCCATGACGGTGGTCTACATTCTGCAGGCCGACTACACCCACGAGGAGTTTCACCAGCGCCTGCGCGACCGGGCCGAGGTGACGGGCTACGTGTTTTTGGAGCAGGATGAGCTGCGGGCCGAGGCGTTCCGGGAGTTTCAGCGCCGCTACCTGCGCACGTTGGCGGGCGAGGTGCTGCAGATTTACGACGCCCACCTCCACCCCCGCTTTATCGAGCAGGACCGCCGCGTCTACATCTCCAGCCGCATCCTGGCCCGCATCCTGACGGAAAAAGAAGTGTATTTCGACATCGGCACCCGGCAGGCGGTGGGCATCTTCTACCGCGACAACCAGGGCGAATACATCATCGTGGCCGCTGCCGAAAACCAGGCGGGGCGCAAACGGCTAGAACACCTGGCCACCATCTTGGCCTGCATCTTCGTGGGCAGCCTGGTGGTGATTTACGTGGCCGGCCGCCTGTTTGCGGGCCGGGTCCTGACGCCCATTGCCGCCGTCAACGACCAGGTGGACCGCATCACCGCCCACGACCTGCACCTGCGCGTGGATGAGCAGGGTTTGAGCCGCAGCGAGCAGGACGAAATAACCCGCCTGGCCCGCACCTTTAATAGGATGCTCGAACGGCTGGAAGAGGGCTTCGAGGGGCAGCGCACCTTTGTCAGCAACGCGTCCCACGAGCTGCGCACCCCGCTCACGGCCACCATCGGCGAAATTCAGGTGCTGCTGAACCGGGACCGGGAGCCGGCCGCCTACCGCGAGGCCCTGGGCTCGGTGCTGCACGAATTGCAGCAGCTCAAGTCGCTTATCAACAACCTACTGGAGCTAACCCAGGCCGACAGCGCGGCCGACCACGGGGACGACATCCGGCTCGACGAGCTGATCTGGGAGGCCCGGGAAGCCTTGCCGCCGGAGTTGCGCCGCCGGGTCCAGATTACGATGGGCGAGCTGCCGGCCACCCCCGAGCAGCTCGAAGTGAAGGGCAACCGCCAGCTGCTGAGCCGCGCCCTGACCAACCTGCTCGATAATGCCCTGAAGTACTCCGAAAGTCAGCCGGTGGGCGTGCGTTTCGGCTTCGAGCACGGGCGGGTGCACCTGCGCATCGAGGACCACGGTATCGGCATTGCGCCCAAAGACCTGAACCGCATCTTCCAGCCTTTCTTCCGGGCCGACAATGCCCGTATCGTGGTGGGCCACGGGGTGGGGCTGCCGTTGGCGCGGCGCATCATCGAGTTGCACGGCGGCCAGCTGCACGTCAGCTCCCAGCTCGGCGCCGGCACCACGGCAGAGGTGATATTCGGAGCCTAG
- a CDS encoding beta-glucosidase family protein translates to MSAATSTSSASAASSELPRAVVSERVAALLAQMTLEEKIGQMTQLTNTVINTTGVQKDVTLDSAKLVPLIRQYHVGSFLNGEAVPATQWVRYSAALQRIAMRESRLHIPIIYGIDHMHGASYVAGTAIFPHNLNLGATFNPEFARQTARATVLESADLGHHWVFAPVLDLGVNTYWPRVYETYGEDPLVASVMGAAFVREMQENKEIAPYKVAACGKHFLGYSDPRNGWDRTNAQISDQRLQEFFRPSFQAAMDAGLKTIMINSGLINGEPVHSSKAILTDLLRRQMGFKGVAVTDWEDIIRLVRIQKTAPNEKEATFQAIDAGVDMAMTPYTTNFCRYVKELVQEGRLTEARINLSAGRVLQLKDELGLFENPMPRTDRLSRIGDPALKLQAVEAARESIVLLKNEQNTLPLAPAKVKRLLVVGPSADSRANLAGGWTLAWQGRPEAEYPKEVLTIYAALQKEYPGAQVQTIPYRDAAGKLTLAAVNAAARQADAVVLALGERPYTEGLGNTSDLTLPDDQQQLVRAAQGSGKPTVLVVIGGRPSIIRGVAEKSGAVLWGGLPGFGGGQAIAEIISGKVNPSGKLSFTYPQFAGHISPYHHDNNENSLDLSDFGAGFENRGPKFKPAMLTEYGEGLSYTSFRYSTLQLSDSVLSGSGTLRATVQVTNTGRRAGKEAVLWFLTDEVGRVTRPVRLLKHFEKQELAAGASRTFTFEIQPQQHLTYPNAQGQAQLEDGFFTLRVGGQTKRFRYVTPTAATTPADRQGSAGTRP, encoded by the coding sequence GTGTCCGCTGCTACCTCTACCAGTTCGGCTTCTGCGGCCAGCAGCGAGTTGCCCCGTGCTGTGGTGAGTGAGCGGGTAGCGGCGCTGCTGGCCCAGATGACGCTGGAAGAGAAAATCGGGCAGATGACCCAGCTCACGAACACCGTCATCAACACGACCGGCGTACAGAAAGACGTGACGCTGGACTCGGCCAAGCTGGTGCCCCTGATCCGGCAGTATCACGTGGGTTCCTTTCTGAATGGGGAGGCCGTGCCCGCCACGCAGTGGGTTCGGTATTCGGCCGCTTTGCAGCGCATCGCTATGCGCGAGTCGCGCCTGCACATTCCCATTATCTATGGCATCGACCATATGCACGGGGCCAGCTACGTGGCCGGCACGGCTATTTTTCCGCACAACCTGAACCTGGGTGCCACCTTCAACCCCGAGTTTGCCCGCCAGACGGCCCGCGCCACGGTGCTGGAGTCGGCCGACCTGGGGCACCACTGGGTGTTTGCGCCCGTGCTCGACCTGGGCGTAAATACCTACTGGCCGCGGGTGTACGAAACCTACGGCGAAGACCCGCTGGTCGCCTCCGTGATGGGGGCCGCTTTTGTGCGGGAGATGCAGGAAAACAAGGAAATAGCGCCCTACAAAGTCGCGGCCTGTGGCAAGCACTTTCTGGGCTACTCCGACCCGCGCAACGGCTGGGACCGGACCAACGCCCAGATTTCCGACCAGCGCCTCCAGGAGTTTTTCCGCCCCTCGTTTCAGGCGGCCATGGATGCCGGCCTGAAAACCATCATGATTAACAGCGGCCTGATTAACGGCGAGCCGGTGCACTCGTCCAAGGCCATTCTCACCGATCTGCTGCGCCGCCAGATGGGCTTTAAGGGCGTCGCCGTGACCGACTGGGAAGACATCATCCGGCTGGTGCGCATCCAGAAAACGGCTCCTAACGAGAAGGAAGCCACGTTCCAGGCCATCGACGCGGGGGTGGACATGGCCATGACGCCCTACACGACCAACTTCTGCCGCTACGTGAAAGAGCTGGTGCAGGAAGGCCGCCTCACCGAAGCGCGCATCAATCTGTCGGCGGGCCGGGTGCTGCAGCTGAAAGACGAGCTGGGGCTGTTCGAGAACCCCATGCCCCGCACCGACCGCCTCAGCCGCATCGGCGACCCGGCCCTGAAACTACAGGCCGTAGAAGCCGCCCGCGAATCCATCGTGCTGCTGAAAAACGAGCAGAACACGCTGCCGCTGGCTCCCGCTAAGGTAAAGCGCCTGTTGGTGGTTGGTCCCTCGGCCGACTCCCGCGCCAACCTGGCCGGCGGCTGGACCCTGGCCTGGCAGGGCCGCCCGGAAGCTGAATACCCCAAAGAGGTGCTGACCATCTACGCCGCCCTGCAAAAGGAATATCCCGGCGCCCAAGTGCAAACGATTCCGTACCGGGACGCCGCCGGTAAGCTGACGCTGGCCGCTGTTAACGCGGCGGCCCGGCAGGCCGATGCCGTGGTGCTGGCCCTCGGGGAGCGGCCCTACACCGAGGGGCTGGGCAACACCAGTGACCTGACCCTACCCGACGACCAGCAGCAGCTGGTGCGCGCGGCACAAGGCAGCGGCAAGCCCACGGTGCTGGTCGTCATCGGCGGCCGGCCCAGTATTATTCGGGGCGTGGCCGAGAAGTCGGGGGCTGTTCTGTGGGGCGGGCTGCCGGGCTTTGGCGGCGGGCAGGCCATTGCCGAAATCATCAGCGGCAAGGTGAATCCCAGCGGCAAGCTTTCCTTTACCTACCCGCAGTTTGCCGGCCACATTTCGCCCTACCACCACGACAACAACGAAAACTCGCTCGACCTGAGCGACTTCGGGGCCGGCTTCGAAAACCGGGGCCCCAAATTCAAGCCGGCCATGCTCACCGAATACGGGGAAGGCCTGAGCTATACCTCGTTCCGATATAGCACCCTGCAACTCTCCGACTCGGTGCTCAGCGGCAGCGGCACGCTACGCGCCACGGTGCAGGTGACCAACACCGGCCGCCGCGCCGGCAAGGAAGCCGTGCTCTGGTTTCTGACCGACGAGGTGGGCCGCGTCACCCGCCCCGTGCGCTTGCTCAAGCACTTCGAGAAGCAGGAGCTGGCCGCCGGCGCCAGCCGCACCTTCACCTTCGAGATTCAGCCCCAGCAGCACCTGACTTACCCCAATGCCCAGGGACAGGCCCAGCTGGAAGACGGCTTCTTTACGCTCCGCGTGGGCGGCCAGACCAAGCGCTTCCGCTACGTGACGCCCACGGCCGCTACCACCCCCGCCGACCGGCAGGGCAGCGCCGGCACCCGACCCTAG
- a CDS encoding cellulase family glycosylhydrolase, with protein MKNIDCQPKRRKARRWLLWLALLLAPGLVSAQRLSMLRAQGGKIVDAQGREVVLRGFNVGGWLLQESYLLKTDTLDSQARIRGGLLRTMSDQELEAFYEQYRATFVTKADIDFVAAQGFNCVRLPFHYDLFLTRQQRLERNKVSRRPRDPQAVEAYVQHLAQWYDQNQLFTDAQQLDGFRLLDQVLSWCAANNLYVILDLHAAPGGQGTDRNINDNFVPLDLWKRHDRQGRLIYQDITVRLWEKLAARYQHDPRVAMYDFINEPHRVDIENGLSNDNAEINVLYSRLINAVRGRGDQHLVLLEGNGYGNEYTNLTPDKLHVQDRSNLVYNAHRYWCPNDPAATDPNPNQINLLANLAAFRAKWQVPVWVGETGENSNEWFAGAVQGLDAQNIGWCHWNLKRVEGVTSLLRVRPYGSILTPAGRAALLRNSQFNQCVPNRDVIAALTRPATARTPFAALSIPGTIHATNYDMGRNGIAYHDAYAERIDYRKQAPTNNGSLYRNDGVDIEAVTDQASNGFAISDMAAGEWVNYTVSVTKAGAYTLRARVKNEARAPSRLTVKLDEAVIGSLTVGPAAGAAWTTVAVPTTVLPVGRHTLQLYVEQPGASLSWLQFDLSSTPTTQGGQ; from the coding sequence ATGAAAAACATTGATTGTCAGCCTAAAAGACGAAAAGCGCGCCGCTGGCTTCTGTGGCTGGCGCTGCTGCTGGCGCCTGGCCTGGTCAGCGCCCAGCGCCTGAGCATGCTGCGGGCCCAGGGCGGCAAAATCGTGGATGCCCAGGGCCGGGAAGTGGTATTGCGGGGTTTCAACGTGGGCGGCTGGCTGCTGCAGGAAAGCTACCTGCTCAAAACCGACACGCTCGACTCCCAGGCCCGCATCCGCGGCGGGCTGCTGCGCACGATGTCGGACCAGGAGCTGGAGGCATTCTACGAGCAGTACCGGGCCACGTTTGTTACGAAGGCCGACATCGACTTCGTGGCGGCCCAGGGCTTCAACTGCGTGCGGCTGCCTTTCCACTACGACCTGTTTCTGACCCGGCAGCAGCGCCTGGAGCGCAACAAAGTCAGCCGCCGCCCCCGCGACCCGCAGGCCGTGGAGGCTTACGTGCAACACCTGGCCCAGTGGTACGACCAAAACCAATTGTTCACCGACGCGCAACAGCTCGACGGCTTCCGCCTCCTCGACCAGGTGCTGAGCTGGTGCGCGGCCAACAACCTGTACGTTATCCTGGATTTGCACGCGGCCCCCGGCGGCCAGGGCACCGACCGCAACATCAACGACAACTTCGTGCCCCTGGACCTGTGGAAGCGCCACGACCGCCAGGGCCGCCTGATCTACCAGGATATTACCGTGCGGCTCTGGGAAAAGCTGGCCGCCCGCTACCAGCACGACCCGCGCGTGGCCATGTACGACTTTATCAATGAGCCGCATAGAGTCGACATCGAGAATGGGTTATCGAACGATAATGCCGAAATAAACGTCCTCTACAGCCGCCTGATCAACGCGGTGCGCGGCCGCGGCGACCAGCACCTGGTGCTACTCGAAGGCAACGGCTACGGCAACGAATACACCAACCTCACGCCCGACAAGCTACACGTGCAGGACCGGAGCAACCTCGTCTACAACGCCCACCGCTACTGGTGCCCCAACGACCCCGCCGCTACCGACCCCAACCCGAACCAGATCAACCTGCTGGCTAACCTGGCGGCTTTCCGGGCGAAGTGGCAGGTGCCGGTGTGGGTAGGGGAGACGGGGGAAAACTCGAACGAGTGGTTTGCCGGCGCGGTGCAGGGCCTCGATGCCCAGAACATTGGCTGGTGCCACTGGAATCTGAAGCGGGTGGAAGGCGTGACCAGCCTGCTGCGGGTGCGCCCCTACGGCAGCATCCTCACGCCGGCGGGCCGGGCCGCGCTGCTGCGCAATAGCCAGTTCAACCAGTGCGTGCCCAACCGCGACGTTATTGCCGCCCTTACCCGCCCGGCCACGGCCCGCACGCCGTTTGCCGCGCTCAGCATTCCCGGCACCATCCACGCCACCAACTACGACATGGGCCGCAACGGCATTGCCTACCACGACGCCTACGCCGAGCGAATCGACTACCGCAAGCAAGCGCCCACCAACAACGGCAGCCTCTACCGCAACGACGGCGTAGACATTGAGGCCGTGACTGATCAGGCTTCCAACGGCTTTGCCATCAGCGACATGGCGGCTGGCGAGTGGGTAAATTACACCGTGTCGGTCACCAAGGCCGGTGCTTACACGCTACGGGCCCGCGTGAAAAACGAGGCCCGCGCCCCGTCCCGCCTCACCGTTAAGCTCGACGAGGCTGTCATCGGGAGCCTGACGGTAGGCCCTGCGGCCGGTGCGGCCTGGACGACGGTAGCCGTGCCCACGACGGTGCTGCCGGTGGGCAGGCATACGCTGCAACTCTACGTCGAGCAGCCCGGTGCCAGCCTGAGCTGGCTTCAGTTCGATTTATCTTCCACCCCCACCACGCAGGGCGGCCAATAA
- a CDS encoding 7TM diverse intracellular signaling domain-containing protein — MRPYIHKFPRFQAVSSLGWRILGCLSLLLLICGVASGQPASHEDTLRIHAGINELYVDPSRYAVLEDPSGRLTLQDVQGARWGSRFQAGNLTSGGKLAGNIENTESAYWLRIHVRADNSDEHHWYLEMFDSHINDLTFYGPTRAGQYAAVHTGADLPFATRPYSYKNFLFSLPLQPGQTHTYYLRLKSSSKTSFLGRLRNEAMLSSHFQSEYGMLGGFYGVLLIMVVYNLFIYLFIGEQTYLRYVVYVLSCSLLFLSEDGLGFQYIWPMLPDLNRIVNAGAPILLLLTFGYYARHFLDAPQRLPRFDPLVRLVVLFSAGLLLLDTLFIQSGFSFWLYLLPYGMLYYAAIRVYRQGFRPARIFLLAQGGVVASLLFLITRKLGVDFFNNAFTVYSMNVAFVFEVAVLSYALGEKIKSIKDATIRAQEKLVKQLRKKHLAQDRLVEQLHQNQELKDQLNSELEAQVARRTEELRQQSETIVAQNRELLQANGLLALQSAAIEKLNTDLQRDLQQAQTARVLSKEVDFGEFSQIYPDKDACLSYLADLKWAQGYRCRKCGHEKYCDAREAHARRCTKCRYVESATAYTMLQKCKFSIIKAFYAVFLIYTHKGNYSSQELSRVLELRQGTCWSFSQKVLEAMRRRRLAPDYDENEGWTHVLLDFTTTTEQDQLTVEAERS; from the coding sequence ATGAGGCCCTACATCCACAAATTCCCCCGATTTCAGGCCGTCAGCTCCCTGGGCTGGCGCATCTTAGGCTGCCTGAGCCTGCTGCTGCTGATCTGTGGTGTAGCCTCCGGCCAGCCCGCTTCCCACGAAGACACGCTCCGGATCCACGCCGGCATCAACGAGCTCTACGTGGACCCCTCACGCTACGCCGTGCTCGAAGATCCTTCGGGCCGGCTTACGCTGCAGGACGTGCAAGGTGCCCGCTGGGGCTCCCGTTTTCAGGCCGGCAACCTCACTTCCGGCGGCAAGCTGGCCGGCAACATCGAGAATACGGAGTCGGCCTACTGGCTGCGCATCCACGTGCGCGCCGACAACTCCGACGAGCATCACTGGTACCTGGAGATGTTCGATTCCCACATCAACGACCTGACCTTTTACGGCCCCACCCGGGCCGGCCAGTACGCGGCCGTGCACACCGGCGCCGATTTGCCCTTTGCCACCCGCCCGTATTCCTACAAGAACTTCCTGTTTAGTCTGCCCCTGCAGCCGGGCCAGACGCATACCTACTACCTGCGGCTGAAATCCAGCTCCAAAACCAGTTTTCTGGGCCGGCTGCGCAACGAGGCCATGCTGTCGTCGCACTTCCAGAGTGAGTACGGCATGCTTGGCGGCTTCTATGGTGTGCTGCTGATCATGGTGGTCTACAACCTGTTTATCTACCTCTTTATCGGCGAGCAGACTTACCTGCGCTACGTAGTTTACGTGCTGAGCTGCAGTCTGTTATTTCTGTCGGAAGACGGCCTGGGCTTTCAGTACATCTGGCCCATGCTGCCCGATCTGAACCGCATCGTGAATGCCGGTGCCCCGATTCTGCTGCTGCTCACCTTCGGCTACTACGCCCGCCATTTCCTGGACGCCCCCCAGCGCCTGCCCCGCTTCGACCCACTCGTGCGCCTGGTGGTTTTGTTCAGCGCCGGCCTGCTGCTGCTCGATACCCTGTTTATTCAATCGGGATTCAGCTTCTGGCTGTACCTGCTGCCCTATGGCATGCTCTACTACGCCGCCATTCGGGTGTACCGGCAGGGTTTTCGGCCGGCCCGCATCTTTCTGCTGGCTCAGGGTGGGGTAGTGGCGAGTCTTTTGTTCTTGATTACCAGAAAGTTGGGAGTTGATTTTTTCAACAACGCCTTCACGGTGTACAGCATGAACGTAGCCTTCGTCTTTGAGGTGGCCGTGCTTTCCTACGCCCTGGGCGAGAAGATAAAGAGTATCAAGGATGCTACTATCCGGGCCCAGGAAAAGCTGGTGAAGCAGCTGCGGAAGAAGCACTTAGCCCAGGATCGGCTGGTGGAGCAGCTCCACCAGAACCAGGAGCTGAAAGACCAGCTCAACTCGGAGCTGGAAGCGCAGGTAGCACGCCGCACGGAGGAGCTGCGCCAGCAGAGCGAAACCATTGTGGCCCAGAACCGGGAGCTGCTGCAAGCCAACGGCCTGCTGGCCCTGCAGTCGGCGGCCATTGAAAAGCTGAACACCGACCTGCAACGCGACCTGCAGCAGGCTCAAACGGCCCGGGTGCTGTCGAAAGAGGTAGATTTTGGCGAGTTCAGCCAAATCTACCCTGACAAGGACGCCTGCCTGAGCTACCTGGCCGATTTGAAGTGGGCCCAGGGCTACCGCTGCCGCAAATGTGGGCACGAGAAATACTGCGATGCCCGCGAGGCGCACGCCCGCCGCTGCACCAAATGCCGCTATGTGGAGTCGGCTACGGCCTACACGATGCTGCAAAAGTGTAAGTTCTCCATCATCAAGGCCTTCTACGCGGTGTTCCTGATTTACACGCACAAGGGTAACTACTCGTCGCAGGAGCTTTCCCGGGTCTTGGAGCTGCGGCAGGGCACTTGTTGGAGCTTCAGCCAGAAGGTATTAGAGGCCATGCGCCGCCGCCGCCTGGCTCCCGACTACGATGAGAACGAAGGCTGGACCCACGTGCTGCTCGACTTTACGACGACCACGGAGCAAGACCAGCTAACCGTTGAGGCCGAACGTTCCTGA
- a CDS encoding response regulator, translating to MKILLVEDEPKVSAFIRRGLEEENYEVEVAYDGRFGRQLALTHAYELVILDVILPHFSGLEVLQAIRAQDQQVPILMLTALGTTTDKLLGFDGGADDYLVKPFDFPELLARVRALTRRRGQETKGATLTLADLTLDTAAKTVTRGGQPIKLTAREFGLLELFMRHKGRVLSRAEIAENSWEDSFDSGSNVIDVYVNYLRNKVDKGFDPKLIHTVVGMGYVMREEF from the coding sequence ATGAAAATACTTCTGGTAGAAGATGAGCCGAAAGTATCAGCGTTTATCCGGCGCGGGCTGGAGGAGGAAAACTACGAGGTGGAAGTAGCCTACGACGGGCGCTTCGGCCGGCAGCTGGCCCTGACGCACGCCTACGAGCTTGTCATTCTGGACGTCATTCTGCCCCACTTCAGCGGCCTGGAAGTATTGCAGGCCATCCGCGCCCAGGATCAGCAGGTGCCCATCCTGATGCTCACGGCCCTGGGCACCACTACCGACAAGCTGCTGGGCTTCGACGGCGGGGCCGACGACTACCTGGTCAAGCCCTTCGACTTTCCCGAGCTGCTGGCCCGGGTGCGGGCCCTGACCCGGCGCCGGGGGCAGGAAACCAAAGGCGCCACCCTCACCCTAGCCGACCTCACCCTCGACACGGCCGCCAAAACCGTCACCCGGGGCGGGCAGCCCATCAAGCTCACGGCCCGGGAGTTTGGCTTACTCGAGCTGTTCATGCGCCACAAGGGCCGGGTGCTGAGCCGGGCCGAAATTGCCGAAAACTCCTGGGAAGACTCCTTCGACTCCGGCTCCAACGTCATCGACGTGTACGTGAACTACCTGCGCAATAAAGTAGATAAAGGCTTCGACCCCAAGCTCATTCACACCGTGGTCGGCATGGGCTACGTGATGCGGGAAGAATTTTAA